Genomic window (Alligator mississippiensis isolate rAllMis1 chromosome 7, rAllMis1, whole genome shotgun sequence):
tgaccagggggcggggcacctgtcaaggggtggggctacccatgcacccctcaacagcttgccaaaattcagtaagcagctattcacctgaaataattacttgcccctgccccagggtctgCACCTTGCCAGCTCTGCCTGTGCCTCACCTCCCCCTTGCCTCCCGTCCCACAGAATCTACCCTGCTCCAACCCAGCACATGGAGCACATGCTTGTTCTGGTCCTAGCCCAGCCCAGGTCagtagaagcagcagtggtggcaactttggcctgggctctggggcccagtTGGAGCTACTAGTACTGCATCAACTGTTACTAGGATAGTTATCGGAATTAACTTTTTTTATGGGTCCATCTACAAGAGACACTTactacagagtagactaattagctccacagtagagtgtcatcatctacacatgaggcactattaggccagagtaaattaatttactcctctgcaggatagtactgccagacacaagtgcTATCCTGTGGTGGAGAAATGTACACCACcacaatgcacatatagacagtgatagggcttgctggggcatgagagtggtACACCGTGGGGTTTACCTGCTGGCTAGCTTCACACTGGAGCATctccatgccccagccatcccctctgcagcacgttgagcaaggggaagcagccctgggctttcaggctgagcccctgagctgcctgccagctggcctGTGCCTCCCTGGGTCAACGTACTGTGGTCTCAGGCATGCATGAGGAcactgcacctggaagcaataaactctggcattagctgtgctggagtttattgctacatggtAATagcaataaagtttttttttcaaagtccccaaagcaagtaagaatccatcccttccttccctttctcctcacTCTGTCCCACTCGTGTTCCCTGGCAGCCCAAGGGCAGGTGGGAAGTAGGaaacccacctgctgccactgctgcttgtagCTTAGCCTAGCtccacatgcagcccagctgcagtggggcaggagcagctgtgtAGCCCCTCATCCCTGGCTCATCTGTGGATAGTGGCAGCCacaggtggggaaggggtagaatggaagtggggagatgagcatggagggaagggaggggggagagaagacTCTTATCTACTTGAGGGACTTAAAAACAGTCCACAGATGCTACTCCAGTGGtttggtctgcccaccctgaTGTGTGGGGAAGGTTTGGAGTTGGGGTCAGCCACCCAGGAACACAGGTTGCTGCTTCTGCATCATCCTTTCTGAAATCCTGGTTCCACCCATAGTATCTACGTCAACTGTAATAGGATTTGGACATTAAGCTTCTTTGGATTCCTTTTAAAATTCAGCCTTGATGTTTAtattgcctggggtggggggtctgcaTTTGAGTTAGGTAAATTAATAAATTCTTATAATAGGTCAGAAGCATAATTATGACCATCTAGTTTGACCTTCTGCACAGCATAGCCCCCCAAATTTCATCCACTGAAATCTGCATCTAAGGCAACAACTTGTGGCTAAACTTTGGAAAGACTTCCCAGCTCAATGCAGAGATACCAAGTAGTGGGTTAGCAAGGGGCCATAGGCAAAATGTTCTTTTGCTTTATTATTGGCTGTACTGTTATGAATCTGTGCCTCATTTGCAGTCTGTATGTATCCAGCTTCACCTTCAAAACATTGGATTTTGGTTTACTTGACTGAATAACTGACATGGCATTAATGCGTTTCTTAAATTAGGATTTTTGAGTTTTTGAATCAGCTGTGTGAATCAGTGAACTTGCTCTTTCACTGAAATGTAAGACATTATATCCCAAACTCAAGGAAACCATCACCTGGCTAAAGGCAAAATTGATGGCCTTTCCATAAACATCCCTAAGCCAAACAATCTCCTCAGGCTTTCCttgacctccttgttcctcaggctgtagataatGGGGTTCAGCATGGGCGTGACCACCGTGTAAGAGAGAGACACCAACTTCTTACTGTTGGATGAAAGGTTGGATTTGGGGCGAAGGTGAATGATGCCAGCAGTGCTATAGAACAGAGTCACCACCACCAAGTGGGCTGCACAGGTGGAAAAGGCTTTATGTCGGCCCTCAGGTGATGGTATCTGGAGAATAGCATAGATGATATGGATATAAGAAACAGAGATGAAGAAAAAAGGAACCATCACAATTATTACAATGTCTATGACAATCACCAGCTCAAATAAGGAGGTATCTGCGCATACCagcttcagcactggggaaacatcacagaagaaatggttaaTTTCTTTTGACCCACAGAAAGGAAAACTGAACAACCAAGAAGTGAATCCCACTGCCATTGAGACACCAGAAAGCCAACATCCTGTCACAATTTGAATACACAACCTCTTGCTCATGATGGTGGCATAGTGCAATGGGTGGCAAATGGCTACATGCCGGTCATAGGCCATGGCACCTAAGAGGAAGCATTCAGAGGTGACAAAAAGTATGACACCATTcagctgcagggcacaggcagagaAAGAAATGGCTTTTCTTCCCACCAGCAAATTCACCAGCATCCTGGGGACAATGCACAGGCTGTAACAGATTTCAATCAAAGCCAGGTTTTTGAGGAAATAGTACATAGGGGTGTGCAGGACAGGGTAAATTATTGTGATTGCAATGATGAGAAAGTTCCCCATCATAGTGACCAAGAACATGAGGAGAGTCACCACAAAGAGTAAAAGCTGAAGTTTGGCAAGGTGGGAAAATCCCAGCAGGATGAAGCTGGTCACTGTGGTCTGGTTCTCCACCTTCAATTCTTCAATGTTTTCCATCTGAAGAGAGAATAAAAAACACCTTCAATGGCTTGCTGAGGTAAACGAGCTTGATGTAGGTCTAGGTTTAGGCTTTGCATTAAAGCTAGGATTTACGAAGGACCCCATTTTTGGTTGGGACCCTGGTGGTAGCTTATAGTTcagagtttcatagtagctagggtcaggagggacctgaacagatcatctagcctgaccccctgccacaggcaggaatgaatgctgggttcacaagatcccagacaggtgatcatccaacatcctcttgaatttgcccaaggtaggggcgaggaccacttccctgggaagttggttccagattttggccaccctaactgtaaaatattgtcttctgatctctaacctaaacctattctccatcagcttatgaccattgtccCTCACCCCAGGTGAtgcaggggagaaaagggctgAAATCATTGTGCCATTATCTTACACTGTATCTATAACAGAGCTGTATTGAAAGGACACATAGGAACTGATCCTGAGGAGTGTAAAACGGTAAAGCTTCCCAAGGCTAGCAAAGATGGGTTGGTTGTAGAAACACCACCTTGTTGTCCTGTAGATGAGGAGGAGCTGAGTTTTAACTTAAAAGCTGAGATTTGTCATGCACAAAGACTACACAGCATTGGTTGATTGAATATAAATTGCATATTAATTGATCATCTTCCCCCAATGCTCAGTACATAAGATAACCCAAGATAAGTAACAGGGTAACAAAGCCAGCTAATGCATCAtctagatcagaggttcccaaacattttcttattgtgtacccccttccagattta
Coding sequences:
- the LOC132251881 gene encoding olfactory receptor 10A7-like — encoded protein: MENIEELKVENQTTVTSFILLGFSHLAKLQLLLFVVTLLMFLVTMMGNFLIIAITIIYPVLHTPMYYFLKNLALIEICYSLCIVPRMLVNLLVGRKAISFSACALQLNGVILFVTSECFLLGAMAYDRHVAICHPLHYATIMSKRLCIQIVTGCWLSGVSMAVGFTSWLFSFPFCGSKEINHFFCDVSPVLKLVCADTSLFELVIVIDIVIIVMVPFFFISVSYIHIIYAILQIPSPEGRHKAFSTCAAHLVVVTLFYSTAGIIHLRPKSNLSSNSKKLVSLSYTVVTPMLNPIIYSLRNKEVKESLRRLFGLGMFMERPSILPLAR